The Accipiter gentilis chromosome 9, bAccGen1.1, whole genome shotgun sequence genome includes a region encoding these proteins:
- the CTBP2 gene encoding C-terminal-binding protein 2 isoform X4 produces the protein MALVDKHKVKRQRLDRICEGIRPQIMNGPMHPRPLVALLDGRDCTVEMPILKDLATVAFCDAQSTQEIHEKVLNEAVGAMMYHTITLTREDLEKFKALRVIVRIGSGYDNIDIKAAGELGIAVCNIPSAAVEETADSTVCHVLNLYRRNTWLYQALREGTRVQSVEQIREVASGAARIRGETLGLIGFGRTAQAVAVRAKAFGFNVIFYDPYLQDGIERSLGVQRVYTLQDLLYQSDCVSLHCNLNEHNHHLINDFTIKQMRQGAFLVNTARGGLVDEKALTQALKEGRIRGAALDVHESEPFSFAQGPLKDAPNLICTPHTAWYSEQASLEMREAAATEIRRAITGRIPESLRNCVNKEFFVTTAPWSVIDQQAIHPELNGATYRYPPGMVSVAPGGIPAAMEGIIPGGIPVTHNLPTVAHPSQAPSPNQPTKHGDNREHPNEQ, from the exons GTATTCGCCCTCAAATCATGAACGGCCCCATGCACCCCCGGCCCCTCGTGGCACTGCTGGACGGGAGGGACTGTACGGTGGAGATGCCCATTTTGAAGGACTTGGCGACGGTTGCATTCTGTGACGCACAATCAACTCAGGAGATTCACGAGAAG GTATTAAATGAAGCTGTCGGGGCGATGATGTACCACACCATCACGCTGACTCGAGAAGATCTAGAGAAGTTCAAGGCCTTACGGGTCATTGTTCGAATAGGCAGTGGCTACGACAACATTGACATAAAAGCCGCGGGGGAGCTTG GGATCGCCGTCTGCAACATCCCCTCGGCCGCCGTGGAGGAGACGGCCGACTCCACCGTCTGCCACGTCCTCAACCTCTACCGACGAAACACGTGGCTTTACCAGGCGCTGCGGGAAGGCACGCGGGTGCAGAGCGTGGAGCAGATCCGGGAGGTGGCCTCCGGTGCCGCTCGCATCAGGGGAGAAACGCTCGGCCTCATCGGCTTCG GTCGCACTGCGCAGGCGGTCGCGGTCCGAGCCAAAGCGTTCGGCTTCAACGTGATATTTTATGACCCGTACCTGCAGGATGGGATAGAGAGATCCCTGGGCGTCCAGCGGGTCTACACGCTCCAGGACCTGCTCTATCAGAGCGATTGTGTCTCGTTGCACTGTAACCTTAACGAACATAACCACCACCTTATCAACGACTTCACGATTAAGCAG ATGAGGCAGGGAGCGTTCCTGGTGAACACGGCACGCGGGGGGCTGGTGGACGAGAAGGCCTTAACTCAAGCCCTGAAGGAAGGACGGATACGAGGGGCTGCGCTTGACGTGCACGAGTCTGAACCATTTAG ttttgctCAAGGCCCGTTGAAAGATGCTCCTAATTTAATTTGTACTCCCCACACCGCTTGGTACAGCGAGCAGGCGTCACTAGAGATGAGAGAAGCTGCTGCTACTGAAATACGGCGTGCGATCACAG GGCGCATCCCAGAAAGCCTAAGAAACTGCGTGAATAAGGAATTCTTTGTCACAACAGCTCCGTGGTCAGTAATAGATCAGCAAGCAATTCATCCGGAGCTCAATGGTGCCACGTACAG GTATCCCCCTGGGATGGTCAGTGTCGCACCGGGAGGAATACCGGCAGCTATGGAGGGCATCATTCCCGGAGGCATCCCTGTTACTCACAATCTTCCCACAGTGGCACATCCTTCCCAAGCTCCATCTCCTAACCAGCCCACAAAACACGGGGACAACAGGGAACATCCAAACGAGCAATAg
- the CTBP2 gene encoding C-terminal-binding protein 2 isoform X5, which translates to MNGPMHPRPLVALLDGRDCTVEMPILKDLATVAFCDAQSTQEIHEKVLNEAVGAMMYHTITLTREDLEKFKALRVIVRIGSGYDNIDIKAAGELGIAVCNIPSAAVEETADSTVCHVLNLYRRNTWLYQALREGTRVQSVEQIREVASGAARIRGETLGLIGFGRTAQAVAVRAKAFGFNVIFYDPYLQDGIERSLGVQRVYTLQDLLYQSDCVSLHCNLNEHNHHLINDFTIKQMRQGAFLVNTARGGLVDEKALTQALKEGRIRGAALDVHESEPFSFAQGPLKDAPNLICTPHTAWYSEQASLEMREAAATEIRRAITGRIPESLRNCVNKEFFVTTAPWSVIDQQAIHPELNGATYRYPPGMVSVAPGGIPAAMEGIIPGGIPVTHNLPTVAHPSQAPSPNQPTKHGDNREHPNEQ; encoded by the exons ATGAACGGCCCCATGCACCCCCGGCCCCTCGTGGCACTGCTGGACGGGAGGGACTGTACGGTGGAGATGCCCATTTTGAAGGACTTGGCGACGGTTGCATTCTGTGACGCACAATCAACTCAGGAGATTCACGAGAAG GTATTAAATGAAGCTGTCGGGGCGATGATGTACCACACCATCACGCTGACTCGAGAAGATCTAGAGAAGTTCAAGGCCTTACGGGTCATTGTTCGAATAGGCAGTGGCTACGACAACATTGACATAAAAGCCGCGGGGGAGCTTG GGATCGCCGTCTGCAACATCCCCTCGGCCGCCGTGGAGGAGACGGCCGACTCCACCGTCTGCCACGTCCTCAACCTCTACCGACGAAACACGTGGCTTTACCAGGCGCTGCGGGAAGGCACGCGGGTGCAGAGCGTGGAGCAGATCCGGGAGGTGGCCTCCGGTGCCGCTCGCATCAGGGGAGAAACGCTCGGCCTCATCGGCTTCG GTCGCACTGCGCAGGCGGTCGCGGTCCGAGCCAAAGCGTTCGGCTTCAACGTGATATTTTATGACCCGTACCTGCAGGATGGGATAGAGAGATCCCTGGGCGTCCAGCGGGTCTACACGCTCCAGGACCTGCTCTATCAGAGCGATTGTGTCTCGTTGCACTGTAACCTTAACGAACATAACCACCACCTTATCAACGACTTCACGATTAAGCAG ATGAGGCAGGGAGCGTTCCTGGTGAACACGGCACGCGGGGGGCTGGTGGACGAGAAGGCCTTAACTCAAGCCCTGAAGGAAGGACGGATACGAGGGGCTGCGCTTGACGTGCACGAGTCTGAACCATTTAG ttttgctCAAGGCCCGTTGAAAGATGCTCCTAATTTAATTTGTACTCCCCACACCGCTTGGTACAGCGAGCAGGCGTCACTAGAGATGAGAGAAGCTGCTGCTACTGAAATACGGCGTGCGATCACAG GGCGCATCCCAGAAAGCCTAAGAAACTGCGTGAATAAGGAATTCTTTGTCACAACAGCTCCGTGGTCAGTAATAGATCAGCAAGCAATTCATCCGGAGCTCAATGGTGCCACGTACAG GTATCCCCCTGGGATGGTCAGTGTCGCACCGGGAGGAATACCGGCAGCTATGGAGGGCATCATTCCCGGAGGCATCCCTGTTACTCACAATCTTCCCACAGTGGCACATCCTTCCCAAGCTCCATCTCCTAACCAGCCCACAAAACACGGGGACAACAGGGAACATCCAAACGAGCAATAg
- the CTBP2 gene encoding C-terminal-binding protein 2 isoform X6, which produces MGNVNVNSMTDICTSSVQKKVKELQVLNEAVGAMMYHTITLTREDLEKFKALRVIVRIGSGYDNIDIKAAGELGIAVCNIPSAAVEETADSTVCHVLNLYRRNTWLYQALREGTRVQSVEQIREVASGAARIRGETLGLIGFGRTAQAVAVRAKAFGFNVIFYDPYLQDGIERSLGVQRVYTLQDLLYQSDCVSLHCNLNEHNHHLINDFTIKQMRQGAFLVNTARGGLVDEKALTQALKEGRIRGAALDVHESEPFSFAQGPLKDAPNLICTPHTAWYSEQASLEMREAAATEIRRAITGRIPESLRNCVNKEFFVTTAPWSVIDQQAIHPELNGATYRYPPGMVSVAPGGIPAAMEGIIPGGIPVTHNLPTVAHPSQAPSPNQPTKHGDNREHPNEQ; this is translated from the exons ATGGGAAACGTTAATGTGAACAGTATGACAGATATTTGTACTTCCAGTGTACAAAAGAAGGTCAAGGAGTTACAA GTATTAAATGAAGCTGTCGGGGCGATGATGTACCACACCATCACGCTGACTCGAGAAGATCTAGAGAAGTTCAAGGCCTTACGGGTCATTGTTCGAATAGGCAGTGGCTACGACAACATTGACATAAAAGCCGCGGGGGAGCTTG GGATCGCCGTCTGCAACATCCCCTCGGCCGCCGTGGAGGAGACGGCCGACTCCACCGTCTGCCACGTCCTCAACCTCTACCGACGAAACACGTGGCTTTACCAGGCGCTGCGGGAAGGCACGCGGGTGCAGAGCGTGGAGCAGATCCGGGAGGTGGCCTCCGGTGCCGCTCGCATCAGGGGAGAAACGCTCGGCCTCATCGGCTTCG GTCGCACTGCGCAGGCGGTCGCGGTCCGAGCCAAAGCGTTCGGCTTCAACGTGATATTTTATGACCCGTACCTGCAGGATGGGATAGAGAGATCCCTGGGCGTCCAGCGGGTCTACACGCTCCAGGACCTGCTCTATCAGAGCGATTGTGTCTCGTTGCACTGTAACCTTAACGAACATAACCACCACCTTATCAACGACTTCACGATTAAGCAG ATGAGGCAGGGAGCGTTCCTGGTGAACACGGCACGCGGGGGGCTGGTGGACGAGAAGGCCTTAACTCAAGCCCTGAAGGAAGGACGGATACGAGGGGCTGCGCTTGACGTGCACGAGTCTGAACCATTTAG ttttgctCAAGGCCCGTTGAAAGATGCTCCTAATTTAATTTGTACTCCCCACACCGCTTGGTACAGCGAGCAGGCGTCACTAGAGATGAGAGAAGCTGCTGCTACTGAAATACGGCGTGCGATCACAG GGCGCATCCCAGAAAGCCTAAGAAACTGCGTGAATAAGGAATTCTTTGTCACAACAGCTCCGTGGTCAGTAATAGATCAGCAAGCAATTCATCCGGAGCTCAATGGTGCCACGTACAG GTATCCCCCTGGGATGGTCAGTGTCGCACCGGGAGGAATACCGGCAGCTATGGAGGGCATCATTCCCGGAGGCATCCCTGTTACTCACAATCTTCCCACAGTGGCACATCCTTCCCAAGCTCCATCTCCTAACCAGCCCACAAAACACGGGGACAACAGGGAACATCCAAACGAGCAATAg